One window from the genome of bacterium encodes:
- a CDS encoding ABC transporter permease, whose product MTLLRYSLRSIAGVKVRFALTTLAVIVGVALTTGVLIATDGLRASLNDLSGQIYEKYDFTVRSASDVGDRNEGVPLLPTALSDEIASVDGVEAVTGLALEFDVVAIGGDGNALDPGVGRQTGYGWPENESLSTIYVYDDGISRQPVGPDEFAIDHFTGEENNFVIGQRYNIATPTGTFDFELVGYLYFLDPETRIALQIVSWDMQTTRQLLHNGGGYDFIHGKLSPGASYEEVAAAIGSRVGPDIEVISRQDNIDESNAEFAGNIDRIQNLLLGFAVIVLIISGFITYNTFTLVMGQRIRELGLLRVLGAERRQIAQIVAVEALIVGVVATIVGFGLGILVALGVAGALNSAGAHLPAIDVIIGGWTVVAALVIGIGVTMITAIWPAMRARRVTPMVALADEAEIDPFNRRRTLVIGSAASEVGLILLLIGLLVDLSTSQLLLPLGLGALLMLLGVNIATPAIARSMSLFLGWPADRLFTINGRLARLNAARNPRRTATTASALMIGLAMVSLVTVLGTSFKQTLNDQLGDSVEADWLVCVNECNTDLGTFSTALGAFSPEATHRMAQMPELESVMAFRFRPDGARSPDGEQRRVAATDLDSFSPHVDPGVVAGSLEGAGAGHVLVHKDLADDLDIGLGDQLFLEFPGEQEATFEVVALHTEDSVVGPLVVDFSDWDRLMGEGQDNLATAITAPGIEMDQARSSLESELSDFPQVIVKDQAEYREGRASEIDTFLIIINVFLVLALLIAVVGISNTMALSIFERTRELGLVRAIGMAKQQTWGTIFLESIIVAVFGGLVGIATGVAAGSITAAALPSSVISTVSVPWLTLLIYLVVSAVAGMLAAFFPARRANRLNVLEAIAHQ is encoded by the coding sequence ATGACTCTCCTGCGATACAGCCTTCGAAGCATCGCCGGCGTCAAGGTCCGGTTCGCACTCACCACCCTTGCTGTGATCGTCGGGGTGGCCCTCACCACCGGGGTGTTGATCGCCACCGACGGGCTTCGCGCCTCCCTCAATGACCTGTCGGGCCAGATCTACGAAAAATACGACTTCACCGTACGCTCCGCCTCCGATGTCGGCGATCGCAACGAGGGCGTGCCCCTACTCCCTACTGCGCTAAGCGATGAGATCGCGTCGGTCGATGGGGTGGAAGCAGTCACCGGATTGGCGCTGGAATTCGACGTCGTTGCCATCGGCGGCGATGGCAACGCTCTGGACCCCGGCGTAGGACGACAAACCGGCTACGGCTGGCCCGAGAATGAGTCGCTGAGCACGATCTATGTCTATGACGACGGCATAAGCCGCCAGCCCGTCGGGCCCGATGAATTCGCCATCGACCATTTCACCGGCGAGGAGAACAACTTCGTCATCGGCCAGCGCTACAACATCGCTACTCCCACCGGCACATTCGACTTCGAGCTGGTCGGCTACTTGTACTTCCTCGACCCCGAAACCCGGATCGCGCTTCAGATCGTCTCTTGGGACATGCAAACCACCCGGCAGCTACTGCACAACGGAGGCGGCTACGACTTCATTCACGGCAAGCTGTCGCCGGGAGCTTCTTACGAAGAGGTGGCCGCGGCCATCGGTTCCCGCGTGGGCCCCGACATCGAAGTGATCTCCCGGCAGGACAACATCGATGAGAGCAACGCGGAATTCGCCGGAAACATCGACCGCATCCAAAACCTCTTGCTGGGATTTGCGGTCATCGTTTTGATCATTTCGGGGTTCATCACGTACAACACCTTCACCCTGGTAATGGGGCAGCGCATAAGAGAATTGGGTCTTTTGCGGGTACTCGGCGCCGAGCGACGCCAAATCGCTCAAATCGTGGCGGTCGAAGCGTTAATCGTTGGAGTGGTGGCCACCATCGTGGGATTCGGGCTCGGCATTTTGGTAGCTCTCGGCGTTGCCGGAGCGCTAAACAGCGCCGGCGCTCACCTTCCCGCTATCGACGTGATTATCGGTGGGTGGACCGTTGTTGCCGCGTTGGTCATCGGCATTGGCGTGACCATGATCACCGCCATCTGGCCGGCCATGCGGGCCCGCCGGGTTACGCCCATGGTGGCACTGGCCGACGAAGCCGAGATCGATCCTTTCAATCGGCGGCGCACTTTGGTTATCGGATCAGCAGCCAGCGAGGTAGGGCTGATTCTGCTGCTGATTGGCCTACTGGTCGACCTTTCCACCTCCCAACTCCTCCTTCCGCTTGGCTTGGGGGCGCTGTTGATGCTTCTGGGGGTCAACATCGCGACCCCGGCGATTGCCCGGTCTATGTCGCTGTTCTTAGGTTGGCCAGCCGATCGCCTGTTCACCATCAACGGGCGATTGGCTCGGCTCAACGCGGCTCGCAACCCCCGACGCACCGCAACCACCGCCTCAGCGCTCATGATCGGCCTGGCCATGGTGTCGCTGGTCACTGTGCTGGGGACATCATTCAAGCAAACCCTGAATGACCAACTTGGGGATTCGGTAGAGGCCGATTGGCTGGTTTGCGTCAACGAATGCAACACCGATCTGGGCACCTTCAGCACTGCTCTGGGCGCGTTCAGCCCGGAGGCCACTCACAGGATGGCCCAGATGCCCGAGTTGGAATCGGTGATGGCCTTCCGATTCCGCCCCGACGGAGCGCGCTCTCCCGATGGCGAACAACGCCGAGTGGCAGCCACCGACCTCGACTCGTTCTCCCCCCATGTTGATCCAGGCGTGGTTGCCGGGAGCTTGGAGGGCGCCGGTGCCGGCCATGTGCTCGTACACAAAGACCTAGCCGACGACCTGGACATCGGCCTAGGAGACCAACTGTTCCTCGAGTTCCCCGGCGAGCAAGAAGCGACGTTTGAAGTTGTCGCCCTCCACACCGAAGATTCTGTGGTCGGTCCTCTGGTGGTCGACTTCAGCGACTGGGACCGCCTCATGGGCGAAGGCCAAGACAACCTGGCCACGGCCATCACCGCTCCGGGGATTGAAATGGACCAGGCTCGGTCCAGCCTGGAATCAGAACTCTCCGACTTCCCCCAGGTCATCGTCAAGGACCAGGCCGAATACCGAGAGGGCAGGGCCTCTGAAATCGACACGTTCCTGATCATCATCAACGTGTTCTTGGTCCTCGCGTTGCTCATTGCGGTGGTGGGTATTTCCAACACCATGGCCCTTTCGATTTTCGAGCGAACCCGGGAACTGGGATTGGTGCGGGCCATCGGCATGGCCAAGCAGCAAACCTGGGGGACGATCTTCTTGGAGAGCATCATCGTGGCCGTCTTCGGGGGATTGGTGGGCATCGCGACTGGCGTAGCAGCTGGATCTATCACTGCGGCCGCCCTCCCCAGCAGTGTCATCTCCACCGTAAGCGTGCCGTGGCTCACACTGTTGATCTACCTGGTGGTGTCGGCGGTGGCCGGAATGCTGGCCGCCTTCTTCCCGGCCCGCCGGGCCAACCGCCTCAATGTGTTGGAAGCCATCGCTCACCAGTAG
- a CDS encoding peroxiredoxin, which translates to MAIRLGDAAPDFTAETTEGTISFHEWKGDSWAVLFSHPKDFTPVCTTELGYTAQLAEEFAARNVKVIGLSCDTVEDHVAWSQDIEDTQGIRPNFPMIGDADRAVADLYDMIHPNASDTMTVRSVFVIGPDNAVKLTITYPASTGRNFDEVLRVIDSLQLTAAKKVATPVNWQHGDDVIIVPALSNDEAAELFPDGWDEQKPYLRVVSQP; encoded by the coding sequence ATGGCTATTCGACTTGGGGATGCCGCCCCCGATTTCACTGCTGAGACCACTGAGGGAACCATCTCCTTCCACGAATGGAAGGGTGACTCGTGGGCGGTTCTGTTCTCCCATCCCAAGGACTTCACCCCGGTGTGTACTACCGAGCTGGGCTACACCGCCCAACTGGCCGAAGAGTTCGCAGCCCGAAATGTGAAAGTGATCGGCCTGTCGTGCGACACGGTGGAAGACCATGTGGCCTGGTCCCAGGACATCGAGGACACTCAGGGCATCCGTCCCAACTTCCCGATGATCGGCGACGCCGACCGCGCCGTAGCCGACCTCTACGACATGATCCACCCCAACGCCAGCGACACCATGACGGTGCGCTCGGTGTTCGTGATCGGCCCCGACAACGCGGTGAAGCTCACCATCACCTACCCGGCCAGCACCGGGCGCAACTTCGATGAGGTGCTGCGGGTTATCGACTCGCTCCAGCTCACCGCCGCTAAGAAGGTGGCCACCCCGGTGAACTGGCAGCACGGCGACGACGTGATCATCGTGCCCGCCCTCTCCAATGATGAGGCCGCGGAGCTGTTCCCCGACGGCTGGGACGAGCAGAAGCCCTACCTTCGTGTAGTCTCCCAGCCATAA
- a CDS encoding amidohydrolase family protein, protein MSADIVISGGIVVDGSGEPGREADVAITGDRISEIGSGLSGKVELDADGQVVAPGFIDIHTHYDAQVFWDPALSPSCFHGVTSVIAGNCGFSIAPTRPSHQDLIARTLENVEDMNVDSLAEGIPWDFETFPEYLDSISRRGIALNFGAYIGHTALRLFVVGDEAYERASTDEEVARMVEVVAEAIDAGAAGLATSFAMTHRGADGLPIPSRFATRDEFEALMGVLGQKRRGVVSIAPGEQVGIDDMYALQPQVGVPFTYGALLTFPNGNHEKSAAKNREAWTKGIEVWPQVTPRPLTFQMVMSDPFTLNVNSEFAALMSEDHDARLKSYDDEDWRNRTEEAFKHQKAMVPRWETFQIAETDSRPELVGRRLTDVAEELGVRPLDVLLDTAVADDLTTRISCIIANDDPDGVAMLLQQDGCTLGLSDAGAHVGQLCDAPQATDFLGNWVRDRGLMPMEKAVRKLSAVQADLFNLVDRGYLREGAYADVVVFDPDTVAPGPLRRVRDFPANAERLTADASVGITHVLVNGTPIRRDGEVDQGGVDSHPGDILRPSTR, encoded by the coding sequence ATGAGTGCAGACATCGTCATCAGCGGGGGAATTGTGGTGGACGGCTCGGGCGAGCCGGGACGGGAGGCTGATGTCGCCATAACCGGGGATCGCATCAGCGAGATCGGTTCAGGCTTGTCGGGCAAGGTCGAACTGGACGCCGACGGCCAAGTGGTGGCCCCCGGATTCATCGACATCCACACGCACTACGACGCCCAGGTGTTCTGGGACCCAGCCCTCAGCCCGTCGTGCTTCCACGGGGTGACATCGGTGATCGCCGGCAACTGCGGCTTTTCCATCGCACCCACCCGGCCCAGTCACCAAGACCTCATCGCCCGCACGCTGGAGAACGTCGAGGACATGAACGTGGACAGCCTGGCCGAGGGCATCCCCTGGGACTTCGAGACGTTCCCCGAGTATTTGGACTCCATTTCCCGTCGGGGCATCGCCCTCAACTTCGGGGCCTACATCGGCCACACCGCCCTGCGGCTGTTCGTGGTGGGCGATGAGGCCTACGAGCGGGCGTCAACCGACGAGGAGGTGGCTCGCATGGTGGAGGTGGTTGCTGAGGCCATCGACGCCGGAGCGGCCGGGCTGGCCACCAGCTTTGCCATGACCCACCGCGGGGCCGATGGACTGCCCATCCCCAGCCGATTCGCCACCCGGGATGAGTTCGAAGCACTTATGGGCGTGCTGGGCCAAAAGCGTCGGGGCGTGGTGTCGATTGCCCCCGGTGAGCAAGTGGGCATTGACGATATGTACGCCTTGCAGCCCCAGGTGGGAGTGCCGTTCACCTACGGTGCCCTGTTGACCTTCCCCAATGGGAACCACGAGAAGAGCGCGGCCAAGAACCGGGAGGCGTGGACCAAGGGAATCGAAGTGTGGCCCCAAGTCACCCCTCGCCCGCTTACTTTCCAGATGGTGATGTCCGATCCATTCACCCTCAACGTGAACTCCGAGTTTGCCGCCCTCATGAGCGAGGACCACGATGCCCGGCTCAAGTCTTACGACGACGAGGATTGGCGCAACCGGACCGAAGAGGCCTTCAAGCACCAAAAGGCCATGGTTCCGCGGTGGGAGACGTTCCAGATCGCCGAGACGGATTCTCGTCCGGAACTGGTCGGACGGCGTCTTACCGACGTGGCCGAGGAGCTGGGGGTGCGCCCCCTCGACGTGCTGCTCGACACTGCGGTGGCCGACGACCTGACCACTCGCATCAGCTGCATCATCGCCAATGATGACCCCGACGGGGTGGCCATGCTCTTGCAGCAAGACGGCTGCACACTGGGACTGTCCGATGCCGGGGCCCACGTGGGCCAGCTTTGCGACGCTCCCCAAGCCACCGACTTCTTGGGCAACTGGGTGCGCGATCGCGGGCTCATGCCCATGGAAAAAGCAGTGCGGAAGCTCTCCGCAGTGCAGGCCGACCTGTTCAATCTGGTGGATCGGGGCTATTTGCGGGAGGGGGCCTATGCCGATGTTGTGGTGTTCGACCCCGACACCGTGGCCCCGGGGCCGTTGCGCCGGGTTCGAGACTTCCCCGCCAACGCCGAGCGGCTCACCGCCGACGCCTCCGTGGGCATAACCCATGTGCTGGTGAACGGCACCCCCATTCGCCGCGACGGCGAGGTAGACCAGGGCGGCGTGGACTCCCACCCCGGCGACATCCTCCGCCCTTCGACGCGATAG
- the pgi gene encoding glucose-6-phosphate isomerase, with protein MHDTREWQALSAHRKALSDQHLRDLFDHDPSRGERLTSETDGLLLDYSKNRLTDETVALLAALADRAGLRHQIEAMLNGEPVNSTENRPAWHTALRQPDPPPEARQELDRMTAFVAEVRDGRWQAVVNIGIGGSDLGPAMATTALGACAYADLDVRFLSNVDGAHFGAVTRGLDPAQTLFIVVSKTFTTTETLTNARTARAWVADTVGPEIAGGHFAAVTASPDKAHDFGIDAGAVFAVWDWVGGRYSLGSAVGLSLMIAVGPDAFANLLDGMHHIDEHYRTAPWTENLPALLGLIGIWNRNFWNCPTYAVLPYAQELALFPAYIQQLDMESSGKSIRADGTLASTATGPVVWGQPGTNGQHAFHQLLHQGTDIVPAEFIGFCRANHTLDEHHDLLMANLFAQAEALAFGTPDTGDPHRSFPGNRPSTVILGDQLTPRTLGQLVALYEHKVFTQATVWGINPFDQWGVELGKTLATGIAAQLTGAANPDPTRDSSTQSLINRYLSRR; from the coding sequence GTGCATGACACCCGGGAATGGCAAGCGTTGAGCGCGCATCGAAAGGCACTCAGCGACCAGCACCTCCGGGATTTGTTCGACCATGATCCCAGCCGGGGAGAGCGGCTTACCTCTGAGACCGACGGCCTGTTGTTGGACTACTCCAAGAACCGCCTCACCGATGAGACCGTGGCGCTGCTGGCCGCACTGGCCGACCGGGCCGGGCTTCGGCACCAGATTGAAGCCATGCTCAATGGGGAGCCGGTGAACTCCACCGAGAACCGCCCCGCCTGGCACACCGCCCTGCGCCAACCCGACCCGCCACCCGAAGCCCGACAGGAACTCGACCGCATGACCGCCTTCGTCGCCGAAGTCCGAGACGGTCGGTGGCAGGCGGTGGTGAACATCGGCATCGGCGGGTCGGATCTAGGACCGGCCATGGCCACTACCGCACTTGGCGCCTGTGCCTACGCTGATCTGGATGTGCGCTTCTTGTCCAATGTGGACGGAGCCCATTTCGGGGCCGTCACCCGAGGGCTGGACCCGGCCCAGACCTTGTTCATCGTGGTGTCCAAGACCTTCACCACCACCGAGACCCTGACCAACGCCCGCACCGCCCGGGCATGGGTCGCTGACACCGTGGGGCCGGAAATAGCTGGCGGCCACTTTGCCGCCGTCACGGCCAGCCCCGACAAGGCCCACGACTTCGGCATCGACGCTGGTGCCGTTTTCGCCGTGTGGGACTGGGTGGGCGGTCGCTACTCCCTGGGCTCGGCGGTGGGGCTCAGCCTCATGATCGCGGTGGGCCCCGATGCCTTCGCCAACCTGTTGGACGGGATGCACCACATCGACGAGCACTACCGCACCGCTCCCTGGACCGAGAACCTGCCCGCATTGTTGGGGCTCATCGGCATCTGGAACCGCAATTTCTGGAACTGCCCCACTTATGCCGTGCTCCCCTACGCCCAGGAGCTGGCCCTGTTCCCGGCTTACATCCAGCAACTCGACATGGAGAGCAGCGGCAAGTCGATTCGGGCCGATGGCACCCTGGCGAGCACCGCCACTGGCCCGGTGGTGTGGGGCCAGCCGGGCACCAACGGCCAGCACGCCTTCCACCAATTGCTACATCAGGGCACCGACATCGTCCCCGCGGAGTTCATTGGCTTTTGCCGTGCCAACCACACCCTTGACGAGCATCACGACCTGCTCATGGCCAACCTGTTCGCCCAGGCCGAGGCCCTGGCCTTCGGCACCCCCGATACCGGCGATCCCCACCGGAGTTTTCCCGGCAACCGGCCCAGCACCGTGATCCTCGGCGACCAGCTCACCCCCCGCACTCTGGGCCAGCTGGTAGCCCTGTACGAGCACAAGGTGTTCACCCAAGCCACCGTGTGGGGCATCAACCCCTTCGACCAGTGGGGCGTGGAGCTGGGCAAAACTCTGGCCACCGGCATCGCCGCCCAACTCACCGGCGCAGCCAACCCCGACCCCACCCGCGACTCCTCCACCCAATCCCTCATCAACCGCTATCTCAGCCGTAGATGA
- a CDS encoding LysM domain-containing protein, giving the protein MRRARVLWMVLMLAVLAAACGGGGGTTSEDRPIGVDSDELVTATVAVPEPTLPPTPTPTSTPEAFIYVVREGDTLGSIADEFGITWQEIDAVNQLENPNVLSIGQEIEIPQDAPVVLNSDGTVRPGERTHIVVAGDTLLDIALQYGKTLDEITAANNIVAAELIQVGQELIIPPDEEEPTS; this is encoded by the coding sequence ATGCGCCGGGCACGAGTGTTGTGGATGGTGCTGATGTTGGCTGTGTTGGCCGCGGCCTGCGGCGGAGGAGGAGGAACGACTTCGGAGGATCGCCCAATCGGCGTGGACTCCGACGAGTTGGTCACTGCCACCGTCGCGGTCCCGGAACCGACCCTTCCCCCGACCCCAACGCCGACTTCAACTCCAGAAGCGTTCATCTATGTCGTGCGCGAGGGCGACACGCTGGGCAGCATCGCTGATGAGTTCGGCATCACCTGGCAGGAGATCGACGCCGTCAACCAGTTGGAAAACCCCAACGTCTTGAGCATCGGCCAGGAGATAGAGATTCCCCAGGACGCGCCGGTGGTGCTCAACAGCGACGGCACCGTCCGTCCCGGCGAGCGCACCCACATCGTCGTTGCGGGCGACACGTTGCTGGACATCGCCCTCCAGTACGGCAAGACGCTGGATGAGATCACCGCAGCCAACAACATCGTCGCAGCCGAACTGATCCAGGTCGGCCAAGAACTCATCATCCCACCCGACGAAGAAGAGCCCACCTCCTAG
- a CDS encoding FtsX-like permease family protein, with product MLTTLSVVIGVAFTVGVFVTTDGLRSTFGDLSEDIYRGVDLSVRSQSEFGDRELNAPLIDPGLQEVVRSVDGVAAADGGVFEFSVIAIKPDGEPLTSFGPPQMGVSWPTDELLSQVSVWPDGISRPPRGSDEFAMDAQTAADNGFEIGERYRVSTPTGTREFTLVGHFRFGTGEDATVGAQIMAWDVDTAIDVLHDGGGLDTIDVRLEPGASVEVVAAALSSALPDNVEVVANQQLVEEQADEFNEVIGFFRNFLLGFAIVILVVSSFIIYNTFTILVGQRIRELGLLRALGASGNQVTFMVIGEAVVVGLVATGLGLGAGVLIAIGLQAMFSALGASLPDTPIIIKGATIVAAFTIGVGVTAVSAIWPALRARKVPPMAALAADVRLSVSDVRPAPQLGALLYGLGVAIVVAGVAAQSPWIIVFAALVGSVLLYAGGSRIHPNFGRGSVLVLGILLLVIAVVADFSTVDILVLLGMGALLVFVGMNLVSPIFANPAVRFLGRLTPLLLIFGLPVILLIGLGALMLRRGGQWRRWVRDLFMGVSWRLARQNAARTPQRTASTASALMIGLALVSMVTVLGQSFKQTLADVLDESVNSDWLICVGGCGDPTAAFSPLAAQAMAAQPELESVVTVRFRFDAARTTVDQQEQDLGSTDLDVITRHIDPDIVAGSTVGAGAGQLLLHDDEAEDFGVGVGDLVELEFPGRELVSLEVAAIFSDATVLGAWVIDHADWDRYMTGDQDQFISAITAEGYTADQARAALESVTADFPQLEVRDQAEFRASQESQIDTFLAVVNVFLGISLVIALIGITNTLALSVFERTRELGLLRAVGMSRLQTRRTIRWEGAIVAAFGGIMGAVIGVLFGWAAVVVIPDSFISAFAVPWFTLIIYMVVAAVAGIVAAYFPARRASRLNILDAIAYE from the coding sequence TTGCTGACCACCCTGTCCGTCGTCATCGGCGTGGCCTTCACGGTGGGCGTGTTCGTCACCACCGATGGACTGCGCTCCACCTTCGGCGACCTGTCGGAGGACATCTACCGAGGTGTGGACCTGTCGGTTCGCTCGCAGTCTGAGTTCGGAGACCGGGAACTGAATGCCCCACTCATAGATCCCGGCCTCCAAGAAGTGGTGCGGTCGGTCGACGGGGTGGCCGCCGCCGACGGCGGAGTATTCGAGTTCAGCGTGATTGCCATCAAGCCCGACGGCGAGCCGTTGACCAGCTTTGGCCCTCCCCAGATGGGGGTTTCCTGGCCCACCGATGAGTTGCTCAGCCAGGTGAGCGTTTGGCCCGATGGCATCAGCCGACCCCCGCGTGGCTCTGACGAGTTCGCCATGGATGCCCAAACTGCCGCCGACAATGGCTTCGAGATCGGCGAACGCTACCGGGTGTCCACCCCCACCGGCACCAGGGAATTCACCCTGGTGGGGCATTTCCGATTCGGAACTGGAGAAGACGCCACGGTGGGCGCGCAGATCATGGCCTGGGATGTGGACACCGCCATTGACGTGCTGCACGACGGAGGCGGCCTCGACACCATCGACGTGCGCCTAGAGCCAGGCGCCTCCGTGGAGGTGGTGGCCGCGGCCCTCTCTAGCGCTCTACCCGACAATGTGGAGGTAGTGGCCAACCAACAGCTCGTGGAGGAACAAGCCGACGAGTTCAACGAGGTAATCGGCTTTTTCCGCAACTTCTTACTGGGGTTCGCCATCGTCATCCTGGTGGTGTCGTCGTTCATCATCTACAACACCTTCACCATTCTCGTGGGCCAACGCATCCGAGAGTTGGGGCTGCTGCGAGCGCTGGGGGCCAGCGGCAACCAAGTCACGTTCATGGTGATCGGCGAGGCGGTGGTGGTCGGACTGGTGGCCACTGGACTGGGCCTGGGTGCCGGCGTGCTCATTGCCATTGGCCTGCAAGCCATGTTCAGCGCGTTGGGTGCTTCCCTCCCTGATACCCCCATCATCATCAAGGGAGCCACCATCGTCGCCGCGTTTACCATTGGTGTGGGCGTTACCGCCGTTTCTGCCATCTGGCCCGCGCTGCGAGCCCGGAAGGTGCCGCCGATGGCCGCGCTGGCCGCCGACGTGCGGCTGAGCGTTTCCGATGTGCGCCCGGCCCCCCAACTGGGAGCCCTGCTCTACGGACTGGGGGTGGCGATCGTGGTGGCAGGGGTCGCCGCGCAATCACCTTGGATCATTGTGTTCGCCGCGCTGGTGGGGTCGGTGCTGCTTTACGCCGGTGGTTCTCGCATTCACCCCAACTTCGGACGGGGGTCGGTGCTGGTTCTGGGGATACTCCTGTTGGTGATCGCCGTTGTGGCCGACTTCTCCACCGTCGACATCTTGGTGCTGCTGGGAATGGGGGCGCTGCTGGTGTTCGTGGGCATGAACCTGGTGAGTCCGATTTTCGCCAATCCGGCGGTCCGGTTCCTCGGGCGGCTGACCCCCTTGCTGCTGATATTTGGGCTTCCCGTGATTCTCCTCATCGGGTTGGGGGCGCTCATGCTTCGACGAGGCGGTCAATGGAGGCGCTGGGTGAGAGACCTGTTCATGGGGGTCAGCTGGCGGTTGGCCCGCCAGAACGCGGCCCGCACTCCTCAGCGCACGGCGAGCACCGCTTCGGCGCTGATGATCGGGCTGGCCCTTGTCTCCATGGTCACCGTCTTGGGACAGTCGTTCAAGCAGACTCTGGCCGACGTCTTGGATGAGTCGGTGAACTCTGACTGGCTCATCTGCGTGGGCGGCTGCGGCGACCCGACCGCCGCCTTCAGTCCGCTGGCCGCTCAGGCCATGGCCGCCCAGCCCGAGTTGGAGTCGGTGGTCACTGTCCGGTTCCGCTTTGATGCCGCTCGCACCACCGTCGATCAACAAGAACAGGACCTCGGATCGACTGATCTGGATGTGATCACCCGCCATATCGATCCCGACATCGTGGCCGGAAGCACGGTGGGGGCTGGGGCTGGCCAACTGCTCCTGCATGACGATGAAGCTGAAGACTTCGGGGTGGGAGTGGGCGACTTGGTGGAGTTGGAGTTCCCCGGTAGGGAATTGGTTTCCCTGGAAGTGGCGGCAATTTTCTCCGATGCCACCGTGCTGGGGGCCTGGGTCATCGACCACGCCGATTGGGATCGATACATGACTGGAGATCAAGACCAGTTCATATCCGCCATCACTGCTGAGGGATATACGGCAGATCAAGCCCGGGCCGCTCTGGAATCGGTAACTGCCGACTTCCCCCAGCTCGAGGTGCGCGACCAGGCCGAATTCCGAGCCAGCCAGGAGAGCCAGATCGACACCTTCTTGGCTGTGGTGAACGTATTCCTGGGGATCTCCCTGGTCATCGCCCTCATCGGCATTACCAACACGCTGGCCCTGTCGGTGTTTGAGCGAACCCGAGAGCTGGGGCTGCTGCGGGCGGTGGGGATGTCTCGGCTTCAAACCCGGCGCACGATCCGCTGGGAGGGGGCCATTGTGGCCGCCTTCGGGGGGATCATGGGTGCGGTCATCGGCGTGCTGTTCGGTTGGGCCGCGGTGGTGGTCATCCCCGACAGCTTCATCTCGGCGTTCGCAGTGCCCTGGTTCACCCTCATCATCTACATGGTGGTGGCCGCCGTGGCCGGAATAGTGGCGGCCTACTTCCCCGCCCGTCGGGCCAGCCGCCTCAACATCCTCGACGCCATCGCCTACGAGTAG
- a CDS encoding ABC transporter ATP-binding protein, which translates to MSDASTLATDTMAAARAVEAVKIYGSGETEVRALDGVDITFEKGKFSAIMGPSGSGKSTLMHCMAALDNLTEGHAFIGDTDLSTLSDKELTLLRRDRVGFIFQAFNLVPTLNAIENITLPMDLARREPDQEWVDNVIATVGLGDRLTHRPNELSGGQQQRVAVSRALASQPEIIFADEPTGNLDSRSGNDVLKFMRDAVDDLGQTIVMVTHDAKAASFADRTVFLADGKLQGEMLSPTADQILDYMKILQVGQFVRGITEGATMEEVLEYMKDLDD; encoded by the coding sequence ATGAGCGATGCGTCCACGCTGGCCACCGACACCATGGCTGCCGCCCGAGCGGTGGAAGCGGTGAAGATCTACGGGTCGGGAGAGACCGAAGTCCGAGCCCTCGACGGGGTGGACATCACCTTCGAGAAGGGCAAATTCAGCGCGATCATGGGCCCGTCGGGCTCGGGCAAGTCCACGCTCATGCACTGCATGGCCGCACTCGACAACCTCACCGAAGGTCACGCCTTCATCGGTGATACCGACCTGAGCACCCTGTCAGACAAAGAGCTGACCCTTCTGCGCCGCGACCGAGTGGGGTTCATCTTCCAGGCTTTCAATCTGGTGCCCACGCTGAACGCCATCGAGAACATCACCCTGCCTATGGACCTGGCTCGGCGGGAACCCGATCAGGAGTGGGTCGACAATGTGATCGCTACTGTGGGACTAGGCGACCGACTCACCCACCGTCCCAACGAGCTGTCGGGAGGCCAGCAACAACGGGTGGCGGTGTCGAGGGCGCTGGCCAGCCAGCCGGAGATCATCTTTGCCGACGAGCCCACCGGCAACCTCGACTCCCGGTCGGGCAACGATGTGCTGAAGTTCATGCGCGATGCGGTTGACGATCTGGGCCAGACCATTGTGATGGTCACCCATGACGCCAAGGCGGCATCATTCGCCGACCGGACCGTGTTCTTGGCCGACGGCAAACTCCAGGGGGAGATGCTCAGTCCCACCGCCGATCAGATCCTCGACTACATGAAGATTCTGCAAGTGGGCCAGTTCGTCCGGGGCATAACAGAGGGGGCAACCATGGAAGAGGTCTTGGAATACATGAAGGACCTGGACGACTGA